The Alphaproteobacteria bacterium genome segment CGCACGCGGAACGGCCTCCATCGGCAGAACACTCGTTTTGACATCGTGTCCACGACCCAACGCCTGTCGCTCGGTTAACCCAACCGTTGCGACCTGCGGGTCGGTAAAGGTTACCGCCGGCATCGCGCGGGCATCGTAACAATGGTTCGCTCCGTTGAGCGCGTTCTCAGCCGCGCGCTTTCCGCCGTACGCCGCCATGTAGACATACATGTCGCGGCCCGTGACATCGCCCACCGCATACGCATTTGGGTTAGAGGTTCGCAAGTGTTCGTCGATCTCGATACCGCCGCGCTGCGAGAGCCGGATATCGGCCTCCATCAAACCGAGATCATCGGTGTTTGGCCGACGCCCGGTGGCAACGAGGACGTGTTGCGCTTCCACGGCATCCTCGATGCCGACGCGCTCGATGACGAGCTTGACGCCATTCGATTCGGTGGTGATCCGCCGATAAATCACGCCTTTCAGCGCCTTGATCCCTTCATCGGAGAGGTAGCCCTCAAGAGCCTCGCTGATTTCCGGCTCAGCCTCCGGCAAAATGCGGGATCGGCACATGACGGTGACCTTCGTGCCGAACCGGCTGAACATCTGAGCGAGTTCCAGACCGATGTAACCCGCACCGATGACGATGAGCGATTGCGGAAGTTCAGGGAGCGCCAACGCCTCGGTGCTCGTCAGGTAAGGGACGGATTGCAGGCCGGGGATATCCGGCACTGCCGGCGCGGCGCCGGTTGCGATGATCGTACGAGGCGCGCGAATCGCCGTGCCGTTCACCTGAACACCGTCGGAAGTTAGCCGCGCCGCACCGTGCCGGTAATGAATCCCATCATATTCTTGCAGCAAGTCAGCGTACTTGGCCGCGCGGAGGCCCGACACTAGTTCGTCCTTCTGCGCGAGCAGCGCCTGCCAATCGTGGAGGGTGGCCTCACCCATGATCCCGGCGAAACGTCCTGCTTTCTTTACTTGATGAATCGCTTCGGCCGCGCGAATCAGGGTCTTTGACGGGACGCACCCGACATTGACGCAGGTCCCGCCGATGGTGCCATGGCCCACCAACGCGACTCGGGCGCCCAACTCAGCGGCAGCAATCGCCGCTGAGAAACCGGCAGAGCCTGCGCCAACGACGGCGAGGTCAAAATGATCTGACGCTTTTCTTTCCCTCGCCGTCGTATGGATGTTCACCGTTAATCCTCACTGATCGTGATGGGGCGTGCGTCGGCTGTTTGGGGGGGCGTCTGATTCGACCCACCGCGCGCGCGGCTGGCCGCCCAGGCGGCCATTGCCGCCAGGGCTAAGAGGATGACCCCAAGCGTCAGCGGATTGGTGATCAGGGCGCGCACCTTTGCGGCCAGCCCGTCGCCAACAATGATCAACGTCGACGGCACCAATCCGAGAGCGGAAAGCCAGTAAAAAGTC includes the following:
- the merA gene encoding mercury(II) reductase; amino-acid sequence: MNIHTTARERKASDHFDLAVVGAGSAGFSAAIAAAELGARVALVGHGTIGGTCVNVGCVPSKTLIRAAEAIHQVKKAGRFAGIMGEATLHDWQALLAQKDELVSGLRAAKYADLLQEYDGIHYRHGAARLTSDGVQVNGTAIRAPRTIIATGAAPAVPDIPGLQSVPYLTSTEALALPELPQSLIVIGAGYIGLELAQMFSRFGTKVTVMCRSRILPEAEPEISEALEGYLSDEGIKALKGVIYRRITTESNGVKLVIERVGIEDAVEAQHVLVATGRRPNTDDLGLMEADIRLSQRGGIEIDEHLRTSNPNAYAVGDVTGRDMYVYMAAYGGKRAAENALNGANHCYDARAMPAVTFTDPQVATVGLTERQALGRGHDVKTSVLPMEAVPRALAARDTRGLIKLVADRNDDRLLGAHILAPEGGDSIQTAAIAIAQQMTVKDLASTIFPYLTTVEGLKLAAQTFDKDVSKLSCCAG